One Amorphoplanes digitatis genomic window carries:
- a CDS encoding anti-sigma factor family protein: MKTNHEDLAGYLTKSLDAEQLRQFEEHLAGCAECRAEAESLQEWTMALEAVPEAMLLDGPPEGGDLLLQRTLRQIRDESAGRRHRQSALVGAAAAVVVAAAIASGVVVGRSTAEPANPIAQPPATVEPTTIPGTKTATALDPDTGARITVAVAPAPGWVRIKAAVVGIPAGERCRLEVVAADGKSVLAGSWVVSEKGAAEGTTLDGSALVPPDQVASVRVVTETGKQYTSVNV, encoded by the coding sequence ATGAAGACCAATCACGAGGACCTCGCCGGCTACCTGACGAAGTCACTGGACGCGGAGCAGTTGCGGCAGTTCGAGGAGCACCTCGCCGGCTGCGCCGAGTGCCGGGCCGAGGCGGAATCTTTGCAGGAGTGGACCATGGCGCTCGAGGCTGTGCCCGAGGCGATGCTGCTTGACGGGCCGCCCGAGGGCGGTGACCTGCTGTTGCAGCGCACGCTGCGGCAGATCCGTGACGAGTCCGCCGGGAGGCGGCATCGGCAATCCGCGCTCGTAGGCGCGGCCGCGGCCGTCGTGGTCGCCGCCGCGATCGCTTCGGGTGTCGTTGTCGGCCGCTCGACGGCCGAGCCGGCGAACCCGATCGCGCAGCCGCCGGCGACGGTGGAGCCGACGACGATCCCAGGTACGAAGACCGCGACCGCGCTCGACCCGGACACCGGGGCGCGGATCACCGTCGCGGTGGCGCCGGCGCCCGGCTGGGTGCGGATCAAGGCCGCGGTCGTCGGGATCCCGGCCGGCGAGCGGTGCCGGCTCGAGGTCGTCGCCGCGGACGGCAAGTCGGTCCTGGCCGGCAGCTGGGTGGTCTCCGAGAAGGGCGCGGCCGAGGGCACCACGCTGGACGGCAGCGCGCTCGTGCCGCCGGACCAGGTCGCGTCGGTCCGGGTCGTCACCGAGACCGGCAAGCAGTACACCAGCGTCAACGTCTGA
- a CDS encoding sigma-70 family RNA polymerase sigma factor gives MPGLRLQRRREVADEALVRSLFSEHGAAMLAYATQLTRDRAAAEDVVQEALVRAWRHPDSLVNGKGSVRGWLLTVVRNIVTDQVRARRARATEVRESPIEAAVEGDHAEQVVNSMVVVDALSRLSAEHREVLEQVYLLGSTVAEAAKTLGIPPGTVKSRSFYALRALRELRSLNVAGTERSAS, from the coding sequence ATGCCGGGGTTAAGGCTCCAACGTCGCCGGGAGGTGGCCGATGAAGCACTTGTCAGGTCCTTGTTCTCCGAACACGGGGCGGCGATGCTCGCCTACGCGACGCAGCTGACCCGGGACCGGGCCGCCGCCGAGGACGTGGTCCAGGAGGCGCTCGTGCGTGCCTGGCGACATCCGGACAGCCTGGTGAACGGCAAGGGTTCGGTGCGCGGCTGGCTGCTCACGGTGGTCCGCAACATCGTCACCGACCAGGTCCGGGCCCGCAGGGCCCGGGCGACCGAGGTCCGGGAGAGCCCGATCGAGGCCGCTGTCGAGGGTGACCACGCCGAGCAGGTGGTCAACTCGATGGTCGTGGTCGACGCGCTCAGCCGGCTCTCCGCCGAGCACCGCGAGGTCCTCGAGCAGGTCTACCTGCTCGGCAGCACGGTCGCGGAAGCGGCCAAGACACTGGGCATCCCGCCCGGGACGGTCAAGTCGCGCTCCTTCTACGCCCTACGGGCATTACGCGAGCTCCGGTCGCTGAATGTAGCCGGAACGGAACGGTCAGCCTCATGA
- a CDS encoding DUF1996 domain-containing protein, with amino-acid sequence MAYAGSGRRRAASLALAIEILLAGLALGAGLARRDPLGADYVHIEDVAARPSDLGTGSYTWDCGRNEIGHRNTANVVVTPGRAGPSHHVHDYIGNLSVDVGSTVRSLAGGGTTCGNGDESSYYWPVLRTVGADGAQHGGAVQVPVSLTLTYYGNARGPVVEMPRLLRGAVGDAYAFTNGGARAAPVWSCSGSPDRWSARYVICPDSERVLRVFDFPSCWDGRRADSSDHRRHLVFPAPGGGCPISTFAVPHLRIVVAYDIAKGTRYRIDSFEAQRHSPLTDHAFFVNLMPSALMREIVRCLNAGRVCQ; translated from the coding sequence ATGGCGTACGCCGGGTCGGGTCGGCGCAGGGCCGCCTCGCTGGCCCTCGCGATCGAGATCCTGCTCGCCGGCCTGGCTCTCGGCGCCGGACTGGCGCGCCGCGACCCGCTGGGCGCCGACTACGTCCACATAGAGGACGTCGCCGCCCGGCCGTCCGACTTGGGCACGGGCTCGTACACCTGGGACTGCGGGCGCAACGAGATCGGGCATCGCAACACCGCGAACGTCGTCGTGACGCCCGGCCGGGCCGGGCCGTCGCACCACGTGCACGACTACATCGGGAACCTGTCCGTCGACGTCGGCTCTACCGTCAGGTCGCTGGCCGGGGGAGGCACCACCTGCGGGAACGGCGACGAGTCCAGTTACTACTGGCCGGTGCTGCGCACCGTCGGCGCCGACGGCGCGCAACACGGGGGCGCGGTGCAGGTGCCCGTTTCGCTGACACTCACGTACTACGGCAACGCGCGCGGTCCGGTGGTCGAGATGCCGCGGCTGCTCCGCGGTGCCGTCGGTGACGCGTACGCGTTCACGAACGGCGGGGCCCGGGCGGCGCCGGTCTGGAGCTGTTCCGGCAGCCCGGACCGGTGGTCGGCGCGGTACGTGATCTGCCCGGACTCCGAGCGGGTGCTGCGGGTCTTCGACTTCCCGAGCTGCTGGGACGGCCGCCGGGCCGACAGCAGCGACCACCGCCGGCACCTGGTGTTCCCGGCGCCGGGCGGTGGCTGTCCGATCTCGACCTTCGCGGTGCCCCACCTGCGGATCGTCGTCGCGTACGACATCGCGAAGGGCACCCGGTACCGGATCGACTCGTTCGAGGCTCAGCGGCACAGTCCGCTGACCGATCACGCGTTCTTCGTCAATCTGATGCCGAGTGCCCTGATGCGCGAGATTGTGCGCTGCTTGAACGCCGGGCGGGTCTGTCAGTAG
- a CDS encoding GGDEF domain-containing protein, with the protein MADWISPRGRLPVPVTAFGPLHLLVQRVHRMTEDGRPQQAIAAADAYLVIARTVGDVRSVRFLTQSKMYALLAMGRIGEAMLLGEELLHTAGTLLNEAKTLCDLAQLHLLRGHYVDCMRNLARAGVMLSSGPAGGDRYRSAMCSFAEAATVAEMYEVAATAYDQLCADDAPNRTASSFDLVHAVTLLYWGLRLAHVGRTEEARARLRRSAEITGRRLDHRPDSHVLAAHALALAKLGDTTVAEKLAREAIMPLRLGETYQYARMAHLALGISLRAQGLLHESRREFIAARELSEYGCRPDERPIIRFELALTALELDDGQPSRDLFETVEGQVRELWRLRLQRLAMLRQAAQREEIEAAHDRAAREVLLDPLTGLGNRRKFDLLIAEVDGRVDRGPLTLLLIDLDHFKAVNDAHSHSAGDRALRAVATILRAHCRAGDEAVRYAGDEFVIFLRGDRAAGREVAERVRSAVAVAKVLPEARLTVSVGVAAWSPGMTGDALFRAADGRLYAAKWSGRNTTAS; encoded by the coding sequence ATGGCGGACTGGATCTCCCCGCGCGGCCGGCTACCGGTGCCGGTGACCGCGTTCGGCCCGCTGCACCTGCTGGTCCAGCGGGTACACCGGATGACAGAGGACGGACGGCCCCAGCAGGCGATCGCGGCCGCCGACGCGTACCTGGTCATCGCCCGGACCGTCGGCGACGTCAGGTCGGTCCGCTTCCTCACCCAGTCGAAGATGTACGCCCTGCTCGCGATGGGCCGGATCGGCGAGGCCATGCTCCTCGGCGAGGAGCTCCTGCACACCGCGGGAACCCTGCTGAACGAGGCCAAGACGCTCTGCGACCTGGCCCAGCTGCACCTGCTACGCGGGCACTACGTCGACTGCATGCGCAACCTCGCCCGGGCCGGGGTCATGCTGAGCTCGGGTCCGGCCGGCGGCGACCGGTACCGCTCGGCGATGTGCTCGTTCGCCGAGGCCGCGACCGTCGCGGAGATGTACGAGGTCGCCGCGACGGCATATGACCAGTTGTGCGCGGACGACGCGCCTAACCGCACGGCGTCGTCGTTCGACCTGGTACACGCGGTGACGCTGCTCTACTGGGGACTTCGCCTGGCGCACGTCGGCCGGACCGAGGAGGCCCGCGCCCGGCTGCGCCGCAGCGCGGAGATCACCGGCCGCCGGCTGGATCACCGGCCGGACTCACACGTCCTGGCGGCGCACGCGCTGGCGCTGGCCAAGCTGGGCGACACGACGGTGGCGGAGAAGCTCGCCCGGGAGGCGATCATGCCGCTGCGCCTCGGCGAGACCTACCAGTACGCCCGGATGGCGCACCTGGCGCTGGGCATCAGCCTGCGCGCGCAGGGGCTGCTGCACGAGTCGCGCCGCGAGTTCATCGCCGCCCGTGAGCTGAGCGAGTACGGCTGCCGGCCGGACGAACGGCCGATCATCCGCTTCGAGCTCGCGCTGACGGCGCTCGAACTCGACGACGGCCAGCCCAGCCGGGACCTGTTCGAGACGGTCGAGGGCCAGGTACGCGAGCTGTGGCGGCTGCGGCTCCAGCGGCTGGCGATGCTGCGCCAGGCGGCCCAGCGCGAGGAGATCGAGGCGGCGCACGACCGGGCCGCGCGCGAGGTCCTGCTGGATCCGCTGACCGGCCTTGGCAATCGCCGCAAGTTCGACCTGCTGATCGCCGAGGTGGACGGCCGGGTGGACCGCGGGCCGCTGACCCTGCTCCTGATCGACCTGGACCACTTCAAGGCGGTGAACGACGCGCACTCGCACAGCGCCGGCGACCGTGCCCTGCGCGCGGTGGCGACGATACTGCGGGCACACTGCCGCGCGGGCGACGAGGCGGTCCGCTACGCGGGCGACGAATTCGTGATCTTCCTCCGCGGCGACCGCGCGGCGGGGCGCGAGGTGGCCGAACGCGTCCGTTCCGCGGTGGCGGTGGCGAAGGTCCTGCCGGAGGCCCGGCTGACGGTGAGCGTCGGCGTGGCCGCCTGGTCGCCCGGCATGACGGGCGACGCCCTGTTCCGGGCCGCCGACGGCCGCCTGTACGCGGCCAAGTGGAGCGGCCGCAACACCACCGCGTCCTGA
- a CDS encoding IPT/TIG domain-containing protein — translation MKVRAYQAGVAAAAIAAGVGIFGLSGTASAAVGALDPVVTKLSVSKGSTAGGTVLTITGKNFDTATGVKVNSVAVTSFLIASPTTIVAKVAASTGTKTQVEVTNPSASSADSTADDFTFLAPMNATAASALLNPFGKSVITVTTTGAGTTADLFKANKVTATVNGTAATVAWVSDTVVKVTAPAGTPSATAATVKLYRDGVEGTPDTTNAKYAAVITKLSKVSGSTAGGGTIAITGKGLSTATAFNFGATAATGCTAVSVAKQDTDWTCTIPAAAANGVAVKAVLPTISYGVLPSAAYVFSDIS, via the coding sequence ATGAAGGTTCGCGCTTACCAGGCCGGCGTCGCCGCCGCCGCCATCGCCGCTGGTGTCGGCATCTTCGGTCTGTCCGGCACGGCGTCCGCCGCCGTTGGCGCGCTGGACCCGGTGGTCACCAAGCTCAGCGTTTCCAAGGGCAGCACCGCTGGCGGCACGGTCCTGACGATCACCGGTAAGAACTTCGACACCGCCACGGGCGTGAAGGTCAACAGCGTCGCTGTCACGTCCTTCCTGATCGCTTCGCCGACCACGATCGTCGCCAAGGTTGCGGCTTCGACCGGCACCAAGACCCAGGTCGAGGTCACCAACCCCTCTGCCTCCAGCGCCGACAGCACCGCCGATGACTTCACCTTCCTGGCGCCGATGAACGCGACGGCGGCCTCGGCGCTGCTGAACCCGTTCGGCAAGAGCGTGATCACGGTTACCACCACCGGTGCGGGCACGACCGCAGACCTCTTCAAGGCCAACAAGGTGACCGCGACGGTCAACGGCACGGCCGCCACGGTGGCGTGGGTCAGCGACACCGTCGTCAAGGTGACGGCTCCGGCCGGCACCCCGTCCGCCACCGCCGCCACCGTGAAGCTGTACCGCGACGGCGTTGAGGGCACCCCGGACACGACCAACGCCAAGTACGCCGCGGTCATCACCAAGCTGAGCAAGGTCAGCGGCTCGACCGCCGGCGGCGGCACCATCGCCATCACCGGCAAGGGCCTGTCCACCGCCACGGCGTTCAACTTCGGCGCCACCGCCGCGACCGGCTGCACCGCGGTCTCCGTCGCGAAGCAGGACACCGACTGGACCTGCACCATCCCGGCCGCCGCGGCCAACGGTGTCGCAGTGAAGGCCGTCCTGCCGACGATCTCGTACGGCGTGCTCCCCTCGGCCGCCTACGTCTTCAGCGACATCAGCTGA